The candidate division KSB1 bacterium region CTCGTCACTGCGGTCTGTCAAGACAAAGGATCGCTCAAAGTCGCTCTGACTGCTCTGTAGAGTGGCAATTGCCTTCGCGAGGCCCGTGAACGTTGGCAGAATTACTTCATGCCAATGGCCCCTTCGCCGACCACGTCCGACCTCGCAAAACCGCCGGGCAATGCCAAGGCAAACAAGCAACTTGCCATCGCGGGAGAACCCGAGTGCACCCTGCTCATCGAGGCCACGAAATGCGGCAACGTACTGCATCATTCCACGCGCCCGCCGTTGTTGCAGGACGACCACGACTGCCAACACGACCAGAATCACCAATCCACTGGCCCCAATTGCGCGGTACGGTGGGATGCGTGTCAACGTCGCATAGGCGATCAAGCCGGCGTTTCGACTTTGGGGACCGTAACCGACAAGGAACCACCTGCCTTCCTCGTTGTCGATCGGTGGCAGCGGCGACGCCCTGCAAACGGTGAGTGGGGGAATAGATGCGGTGGAACCCGCCTTGGCCTTCCGATCCAGCCACAGAAGTTCGTTGCTACCTTTGAGGACCGGACGATATGGCTGATCGATGGCCGATCTCGGGATGCGAATGTCGTGCAGCGGACCCCCTAATCGAACGGCTCGCACGGTACTCAGCATCGAATCCAGAACGCTGATCCCTCCACTGTCCGGGAAGGCTAGAATCTGTATGTCTGATTCACCTGTGGTGCCGAACACGATCAACCCTCTGATCTTGTTCACAAAATTGCGTTGGGAGATCACATCTCCCCGCGCCGGTGCCAGCAGGTAGAGGGTTGATTGCAAGGAGTCACGTTCGTTTTGGTGGCTGATCAGTCCAATGGCCAAGTCATCTCGTCCGGGTACCGGATAGAGCCGTCCGCCCGAGGCGAATCCCCCCACAACGATACTCCAGATCATCACGCCGGCGGTATCGTAAGCGCTGATGTAGCCGTTGATCGAATCTGGCACCTGATTGCCCAGCACAAGCGTACCCTCCCCGAGGTAGAGCGCATCACTGATATTGGCATCTACCAAGATGGGATCATGGCAGAAGATCATGCGAAAGGGATCAACGACGTACACATGCCCCGGTCCGCGATGGTCGGGACCGCTGACATAGACGACAACATTCCGAGACATGGAATCGCCCGCAAAGGAGATCCAACGATTGCGGGACGCAAGATCCTGCCGCGAATCAATGCCGTCTTCGAGCTGGCACCGTCCAAGCTCCTCGATTCTAGACGGTCCTTTGGGGTCTTTCCGCTCCACGCCGTAGAGCACTAGATCGAATCCACCATCTACCTGTTCGAGAGCGACCCAGCGGTCCTTTCCAATCCTCGAATCATGCCATACAGTGAGCTGATCAGCATAAGGCCCGTGAAGCCTCTCGCAAACGACTCGGGCCAGATCCCCCTCCAGGACCGCCACATGGTTTGAATCCTGGAATACTACTTCTCTCTGCCCTCGACCGGTGAAGTCACCAAACCCCGAATGCCAATCGTCGATGCTCCATCCGGAGATGCTCAAGTTGCACGCATGCGATTGACTCCACCATTCAGGTCGTTGATGATCACAACCCATGCCTGTGATCATCAATCCAACGATAAGGACCAAGACCTGCATTTTGCAGAGAGTATTCAATTTCATGCCAAATCTAAGTGCCTGATCTGCGGCATCGCACGCTGCGCGCAATTTGCTGGCGATGAGGGCCATGTAGTTGGGTGGGCGAAGTCAAGACAAGTCGTTCCTATGTTCCGATTCTCGCCGCGCCGTGACCTTCACAATGATGGTGATGGCGGTAGCGGCTGAAGGCAGGCAGCAGCGTCGCCGCCGCGATTCCGACAATCGCCGTTATGCTGGCCATGATAGTGTGAAGATAGCCGGCTCATCACCAATGTCAATTGTATTCCGGATTCCCCGGCTTGATCTTGTCCATGCAGCACTGTTTGAACTTCTTACCACTACCACAGGGACAGGGATCATTGCGGCCAATACGAACTACGCCTTGCGCCTTGTAACGATTCACTCGATCTAAGTGAAGCTGGTGGCTGACGAACCGCATCAGGCGAGTCGTGCTCTTGCCGCGCGCCTCCAGGTCAGAGTTCAGCTTGTCAATCTCCTTGCTCGTGTAAGGCTTTCGTTTGAGACTGACACGACGAATGATCAACTTTATGTTGTCCTGCTCATCCGCAAGTTCGTCATAAGCGTTGCGGGCTGCCTTCGGGAAGTCACCCTCCGCGTAAGTCCCAAGACTTAGCCCTTTCCTGAATCCATACACTTCCCGCCACAAATCCGACGCCCACAGCAGCGGACCTTCCTTGTCCTGCCCGAAGCCGGTTCGGCGCACGCTCAACGGCAAGTTGTCTTCAATAGTCTC contains the following coding sequences:
- a CDS encoding SEC-C domain-containing protein; this encodes MLGFKLELPDPATADRVLTVLHSLHNQLAETIEDNLPLSVRRTGFGQDKEGPLLWASDLWREVYGFRKGLSLGTYAEGDFPKAARNAYDELADEQDNIKLIIRRVSLKRKPYTSKEIDKLNSDLEARGKSTTRLMRFVSHQLHLDRVNRYKAQGVVRIGRNDPCPCGSGKKFKQCCMDKIKPGNPEYN